CTcgtaaaaaagaaaatcacgCATCTCGCTGTGATATCCAGTCCCGCATCACGCGGCTTATTTGGGTTCCATCACCCGTCACGCTGCTAATTTTGGGGCCATCACGCTTCCCGAAAAAACCCTTTGCCACCCTCAATAAATGCCACTTTCTATTAGCTGCTGTGCCCTATTTGTGAGTCGGCAGCCCTTCCGCTTCGTAACATTTGATAGCATTTCCAACGATaatcatatttattatttttgctgGGTTTAAGGCCTTGTTATGGTAAACGCTATAAAACGTTCCAAAACACAAACAGGCAAGTGTAatgcacaagaaaaaaaaaaaacaaacaagtaaGTAAGTCGCTTTTTATCAGAATTCTGTGTTAGCCGTTAATTTGCATGTATTCTCATACAACTCTCATATTAATTTTACCTGCTGGTAAATAAAACTTTTTCACTGTTTCATAATGTTACAAATAGATAGCTGTCAGTGGGCTTGGGATGGTTGTGAACATGTATGAACCCTAAACAGAAGAGCATCGATCAACTGATGCTGTACATTAGTGTTTTACTTGCCCCTCCCCAACCAAAGAAATACAGTACAAGGGCTTATCATATTCCACATTATTCCGGGACAGCAGTTTCCTATTTAGAAccaaaaaatgtgtaaaataaatagcctcttttttttttaatttaggagCTGTTCCATTTTTGCTTCCTAACTATAAACTACACGTTCGGTAATATTGACATAACCAAACTTGATGACATTAGGAAAGACTTAATATTCGAATACAATACGACAAGCAAGCCAATAAAGATTTCTGTTCGGATTAATTGTCGTTTTGACAGAAATTATACAAGAGTTAACTATCTCTTTGTTTCATATTTCCACAAAAAGTGCCAAATCATTCTGTCAAATGGGTAAAATGTTTGTCGTAATTCCATATTATTATGTTTTACACCTCAAGAAAGGCCAAGGAGACAAATAAAAGAAGAAACATAATTAATCATCCTAGGAGCTTTGATTCCGTTCCGGAAACGTTTTAGAATAGTACTCTATCGAAGCTATCGTAAATACTTTAATTACGGGTACTTTGTATGCTTTTTAAACACAACCcttgcaaacaaaaacaaagcgaTTGGGCATGAAGCCTTCCTTTATTTTACATTATTTATAACTGTGTCATTAACTTGAAACTGATTTAAAGTTTTTCGTCAATACATAAGCAATGAGTACTAGAGCTTAAGGTGTGGCACAAAACTAACATCCactgaaaaataattaacaattattctatgagcgcgcgttggatatgagatggtaaatagccagcgaggcgcgtagcgccgagttggctataaccagtctcatatccaacaagggcgtatggaataattgttttattaaattccttaaactccaaaaatttggaactaCGAAATAAGAGTGAAAAAAGCTAGAAATTCCTTGCGAAATCGAGAAAAcgtgatgaagatgcgatgttgtgtaataccttgtggtcagacagacgtaggctactatacttctaaacgtcggaagtgatccaaactttccacaaaaaagttttttcttttttggctttattcaaagggAATTTTCGCTTTccggccaaaaaaaaattactttagctacgcttaacgcaatcattcaccatataaggtcaaactaaggtatatcaGCTGATAGccgagattgagtgagccaatcagagcacgcgaaatgcattatccgaggttgaaaatttaataatttgtaATATCCGCTACAGATAGTGCAATAACTATTGAATTTTCTGTGACAGATTGAAAGTTTATTGAATGATAAATGACTTTATATTCAGTCGCTAGATTTTACAGAATTCGCTCAAAATCTGTTGCGTGAAACTCTTATAACAAAAGCTTATAACATCTTTCCTATTTTTCAGGAAAACATCGGAAAAGAAAATGCACACTGGCTTCGCAATATTCTTCTCGATACTAATATTTATCAACCTTGTGGGAAATACGCTGGTGATTCTTATTGTTACGCTGAATAAATCCATGAGATCACCAATCAACTTCCTCCTTATCAATCTCGCAACCGCCGACATGATTGTTGCAGTCTTCATTGGCATTCCTTTCGTAATTACACCTACTATCTCCCACCCCGAAGGGAAAAATGGAATTATTCTCTGTAAGATGTTCACTGGCGGAAACATTGGTTGGATTGGTGCGCTGGCATCTGTCTTTTCTCTAATTGCTATAGCAATCGAACGCTACGGAGCTGTAATGTACCCTCACAGCCGAAAAGGAAAACTTACAAGAACCAAGCTTCTAATCCTTATTGTCATCTGCTGGTCGCTTTCCGCCCTTTGGGCAATCCCTGGTTTTATGGCTGTTACATACATAAGGGAGTTTCGGAGTTGCGGGCACATGTGGTCCAAGCCCGTTTACGGGCACTTTTATACCGTTGGGTGGTCTGTGGTGGCTGGTGTCATCCCCCTAGGCGTCATGGGATTCCTGTACTCCAGAATGGTCTATCGCCTTTGGCTCAGAAAGGAAAACATTCGCGAGGAAACCCAGAAAGCTCTAAAACGCCACCGCAAACGAGTGACAAAGATGGTTGTCTTTGTGACTGTCATTTACGTGTTGTGCTGGGTTCCTGAGCTTTTGATCTACTTCCTTGGCTTCACTGGCACCATCACGCTCGTTGGAATTCATCACACAATCGCCTCTGCTTTGATCGTTTTCAACTCCAGTGTTAACCCTATCGTCTACAGCCTACAGAGCAGTCAGTTTCGAAAACATTTGTCAGAACTAATTTGCTGCAAAAGGAACAGAGTTTCAGCTATGGAGTCCATTGCTCCCTCCAGCATATCGCCAAGACGGCAAGAAATGGAAACGGTAGAGGAGGAAGAGGGAGGCTTAGCAGGACACCCGTCCCATCACGGCATTGAAAAAGTCACATCTGAGAAAATTTTGATTCCACTTACAAATGCAACCGAAGATAATATTAAAACCTGACATTcgctgaaaggaaaggaaaggaaaggaaaggaactttattcaagtgccCAGTCGTTCAAGCGCTttagcactaattggggactttgtaaactgaaattaacaattaacgcaaatcaaggctGAGACGAACCTTTTCGAAATCTATGGCATTTTAAATATAGAGCGATCGCTGTAACTAAACCGGTAGAGACAAAAATTCAAATACCTTTAAGACTGATCAGTAGAAACTAATAATACAGGCTCTACACCGTCGCTCAGCCCAAAATCCAATCTCCTGTTActtaacaacaacagcaacaacagtgAACTTTATTTGCATGACTGTAACGTGAACACAGcattgcaaaagtgtcgaaagcATGATAATTACAGTAACTTACTTTCCAGGCTGAGGGTACAACGTTGATAAGGTAAGATTAACAAATCATAACATTTATCCAGTATTCCAAAAAGGGGTCCAATTAATTTGTCTCTCATTTCAAAGCACGATGAGATGAACCGCACAATGGATTGAAGGTCAATATAGTAATGATTAGAAATTCTTTAGTTGTGATATCAAATTTTTATGAGATAATTTTCACCGAAGTgaaggtggctagtggtggagaTAGTATATTGAGTGAGATAATATCGcacaaaaagtaattttaattcatttatttctgcaacgattacaatgttttcgggcgcaaatcccaaGCGAGTTGCTCGGAGTTGAATGGCAAAGGATATTCGATCGgaatttgagtagccaatcagagggCGCCTTCAACGCTATGCCCTTTTTTCGTATATACAAAATTGTATTATTATGCTTTGTCTAAGTCTATAGTTTCCTTCTTATAAGGTAAACTAAGATATCGCCGCTATTTTAAGCAAGTGTAATCTTGCTAAACCGCACATACTTTTTTGCATGGTATAGCTACGTTATTGTAAATAATATCAGCTCGTTGAGCTCAAGAGAGTTGGTTATGTGCGGTGAAATAAAATTGAGTTCACTTAGCGCAAAGGTCAAGTGATTTTATATTGGACATTATTAATTATacgttaattaataattaattaattaattcgacGACTCAAAACAAGTGATCAAGAGGAAGCTGTTACTGCAACAACGGCTCTCGTTACTGGTTAAAACACTAGGAATGGAAGCAATGGAGCTTAATCTTAAACACAATAGAAATGTATCCTGTaccgacccccccccccccccccaaaaaaaaaaaaaaaaaaaaaaaggagataaacacaatagaacaatagaaaTGCATCCTGTACTGACGCCCCCCCTTCCCATCCCCTCCTTCCCATTTGTACATTACACACGACGGCGGGAGGCAAATGTTTCGACCTtaggacatttttttttcagtcgcTTACACTAAGAGATCTCTGCTTGCAGGGAACTCGTCACAAATTACTGAGAGCACAAAGCACACACTTATTTTGGTGATACTCGgccatgacaataaagttttTGTCATAGGGTCTTCAGCTCGTCCTCGCTATTTGTACAAGGATTGAGAGACGAGTTGTAAGCATCGAACATCCGAGGCACAACTGCATGACGACAACCAGATGAAGGCTTGAGACTGAGCTATCATGTCAGATTCGTCTTTCGCAGCCAGGGGCTAAGTTTGCCTCCggcgaaaaaaacaaacaaacaaacaaacaaaaaacacttCAGTACCGAATCAAGCTACTTAACTGAAGTCACTAACATTTGGTATAATTTTTCTGACAAAATTTGACTCGACCACAGGCCAAGAAAACTGTTTTTTGAAAAGGTAAAAATTAGATAGTGATAAAAACGTTTGCGTTTTCCATATCCAGATACCCAAAGAGAAGCTCAAAATAAGCTATGTCACAATATCGAGTGTAAATAATTTGTTGTAAGTGAAAACAGAAAACTGTTAAAGGGATTTGTATGGAAAAGCACACTGGTCCATCTGGTCAcgattcaatgaatttcatacCAATCCTTGTGAATTACATACACTGATAAATAAGGACTTTTCAGGGGCCATGAAAAACAATCATTTAAACTGTCTAGTGTATCTAATAGATAGTAGACTGGAAGTTTGTTGATAGGGACATCATTTATCATTAAGTCGACAACTCGAGTTGGATCTGAAAAATAAATACGcacaggagcccatcagtacGAGCCTCCAACTGGCTTCCCTAGGTGAGGTAGCGTTTTTCCTGACCTCTCTATTTttagaaataacttttttgaaTTTGCCGCGCTAATTAAAGGCGTTTACTAAGTGCCCTGCATGAAGGGgctatccaagatggcggccgaaTGCGGGAAACAAGCCTCAAAGTCTTGAAAACGCCTTCCCGTTCCATTTTCAATTGTTATTGACGTTTACCATGACAACGAATGGCGGGAAAGTGGCTCTAAAAATAGATAGGTGAGGAAAAACGCTACTTTATAGAAACAAAGTGGGAAATGAAGGCTCCTACTGATGGGTCCtgccacacaggaaggaagccacccacaatggcaataaggtttgggctttttaattgagaattttttcatataattatcttcttttaGCCTTTTATCGAGATTCCCGTACAAAATCCT
The genomic region above belongs to Montipora capricornis isolate CH-2021 chromosome 8, ASM3666992v2, whole genome shotgun sequence and contains:
- the LOC138059346 gene encoding allatostatin-A receptor-like, coding for MHTGFAIFFSILIFINLVGNTLVILIVTLNKSMRSPINFLLINLATADMIVAVFIGIPFVITPTISHPEGKNGIILCKMFTGGNIGWIGALASVFSLIAIAIERYGAVMYPHSRKGKLTRTKLLILIVICWSLSALWAIPGFMAVTYIREFRSCGHMWSKPVYGHFYTVGWSVVAGVIPLGVMGFLYSRMVYRLWLRKENIREETQKALKRHRKRVTKMVVFVTVIYVLCWVPELLIYFLGFTGTITLVGIHHTIASALIVFNSSVNPIVYSLQSSQFRKHLSELICCKRNRVSAMESIAPSSISPRRQEMETVEEEEGGLAGHPSHHGIEKVTSEKILIPLTNATEDNIKT